From the genome of Epinephelus lanceolatus isolate andai-2023 chromosome 23, ASM4190304v1, whole genome shotgun sequence, one region includes:
- the tnnt2c gene encoding troponin T2c, cardiac has translation MSDTEEIVEEYVEEEFEEEEQEDEADKKDKHAEENEQEEDSKWRPKSTYVPNIAPPKLPDGEKVDFDDLHRKRLEKDFNDLQTLIESHFSTRQKEEEELVALRNRIERRRADRAEQQRVRTEQERERQARLAEERARREEEAAKLRADEEAKKKKIFTNKSFGGYLQKVDQKKGKKLTAREEKKKALMERRKPLNIDHLNQEKLAEKAQDLWQWLHQLHAEKFDLAEKLKRQKYDIYVLRNRVSDHQRGSKASKTPRGAKGKTGSWK, from the coding sequence ATGTCAGACACTGAGGAAATTGTGGAGGAGTacgtggaggaggaatttgaagaagaggagcaggaggacgaAGCAGATAAAAAAGACAAGCATGCAGAGGAGAATGAGCAGGAGGAGGACTCCAAATGGCGGCCTAAGTCAACTTATGTGCCAAATATTGCTCCTCCAAAACTCCCTGATGGTGAAAAGGTGGATTTTGATGATCTGCACCGCAAGAGATTAGAAAAGGATTTCAACGACCTCCAGACCCTGATCGAGTCACATTTCTCCACCCGccagaaagaagaggaagagctgGTTGCACTACGTAACCGTATAGAACGCCGTCGGGCCGACAGAGCAGAACAACAGCGTGTCCGCACGGAGCAGGAGCGCGAACGCCAAGCACGTCTGGCTGAGGAGAGGGCGAGGCGCGAGGAAGAGGCAGCCAAACTGCGTGCTGATGAAGaggcgaagaagaagaagatattcaCCAACAAATCCTTTGGGGGCTACCTGCAGAAGGTAGACCAGAAGAAGGGCAAGAAGCTGACGGCacgggaggagaagaagaaggccCTGATGGAGCGCCGGAAGCCGCTCAACATCGACCACCTGAACCAGGAGAAGCTGGCAGAGAAGGCGCAGGACCTGTGGCAGTGGCTCCACCAGCTGCATGCCGAGAAGTTTGATCTGGCTGAGAAGCTCAAGAGGCAGAAGTACGACATCTACGTGCTCAGGAACAGAGTCAGCGACCACCAGAGGGGCTCCAAAGCATCCAAGACCCCCCGCGGCGCCAAGGGCAAGACTGGCTCCTGGAAGTAG